The following are from one region of the Dermacentor albipictus isolate Rhodes 1998 colony chromosome 5, USDA_Dalb.pri_finalv2, whole genome shotgun sequence genome:
- the mEFTs gene encoding elongation factor Ts, mitochondrial: MFAQVLTRCLQTCASLRAVEKTALMELRKKTGYTFTNCKKALEATNNDIKKAEKWLAEEAKKYGWAKATQMQGRQTMQGLVAINVDGPFAAMAEVNCETDFVARTPEFQAFVEQLVRSCTSHAKKLPSLETSIMKVRLGTKELEKLRIKDGHTVEEARALAVGKLGEQLAVRRALCLRGEAGTTLLAGYCHPQNSQNATKKYPCFGRYGAVVAYRDLGDSPLSEDEVEELGRRLCQQVVALNPKSVGLLDDYLLFEKEEEKRIKEQEEREKKAKEEAGEKKEPEGSQAAEDSTPASEEQEQPPMEEEEEEESRLLFQDYVVDPTIKVGHLVAESRIDIMDFERYGCGESTEKNE, translated from the exons ATGTTTGCGCAGGTGCTGACACGATGCCTGCAGACATGCGCCTCGCTCCGGGCTGTGGAGAAGACGGCCCTCATGGAGCTCCGCAAGAAGACTGGATACACCTTCACCAATTGCAAGAAGGCACTTGAGGCCACCAACAATGACATCAAGAAG GCTGAGAAGTGGCTCGCCGAGGAGGCCAAGAAGTACGGATGGGCAAAGGCGACGCAGATGCAAGGTCGCCAGACCATGCAGGGCCTTGTTGCCATCAATGTGGATGGGCCCTTTGCAGCCATGGCTGAG GTGAACTGCGAGACAGACTTTGTGGCTCGGACCCCGGAGTTCCAAGCGTTTGTGGAACAGCTGGTGCGGTCATGTACCAGCCACGCCAAGAAGCTGCCCTCCCTGGAAACTTCCATCATGAAA GTGCGGCTGGGCACCAAGGAGCTGGAGAAGCTGCGCATCAAGGATGGCCACACGGTGGAGGAGGCTCGAGCGTTAGCCGTTGGCAAGCTTGGCGAGCAGCTGGCCGTGCGACGAGCCCTGTGCCTGCGGGGCGAGGCGGGAACCACGCTGCTCGCTGGTTACTGCCACCCGCAGAATAGCCAGAATGCAACCAAGAAGTACCCCTGCTTCG GTCGGTACGGTGCCGTGGTGGCATACCGGGACCTTGGCGATAGTCCGCTGAGCGAGGATGAGGTGGAGGAGCTGGGGCGCCGCCTGTGCCAGCAGGTGGTGGCACTGAACCCAAAGTCAGTTGGCCTGCTAGACGACTACCTGCTGTtcgagaaggaggaggaaaagaggaTCAAGGAGCAAGAGGAGAGGGAGAAGAAGGCCAAGGAAGAAGCGGGTGAGAAGAAGGAGCCAGAAGGCAGCCAAGCAGCAGAAGACAGCACACCAGCGTCAGAAGAGCAGGAACAG CCACCCatggaggaagaggaggaggaggaaagccgGCTACTGTTCCAGGACTATGTTGTTGACCCCACCATCAAGGTTGGCCATTTGGTTGCTGAAAGCCGCATTGACATCATGGACTTTGAACGTTATGGGTGTGGTGAGAGCACTGAAAAGAATGAGTAG